A DNA window from Helianthus annuus cultivar XRQ/B chromosome 15, HanXRQr2.0-SUNRISE, whole genome shotgun sequence contains the following coding sequences:
- the LOC110912107 gene encoding cold shock domain-containing protein 3 has protein sequence MADADFTGVVIRFHDGKGYGFIKPDDDDGGEDLFVHQSEIQADGYRSLHEGQKVRFSVIDKNNRQQAVNVTVVDGSGGDRPRNRDGYGGGGRRGGGDGYGYGRGSYNGNGGGGSFNGGYRSGGGGGRECFNCGGVGHLARDCSSAVGAGGGGGSGGGGGCYNCGGFGHLARDCSIAAGGGGGGGGCYNCGGLGHMARDCNRGGRGSNGGVGGGGGCYNCGEVGHLARECTVGATGGGGGGRSYSRSSGGGGNCYNCGEAGHFARECPTNS, from the coding sequence ATGGCGGACGCAGATTTCACCGGAGTTGTTATCCGCTTTCACGACGGCAAGGGTTACGGTTTCATCAAACCGGACGACGACGACGGCGGCGAAGATCTCTTCGTTCACCAATCGGAGATCCAAGCCGACGGTTACCGGAGCCTCCACGAAGGTCAGAAAGTTAGGTTTTCAGTTATCGATAAGAATAACCGTCAACAAGCTGTTAATGTTACTGTTGTTGATGGATCTGGTGGCGATAGGCCTCGTAACCGTGACGGTTACGGCGGTGGTGGTCGTAGAGGCGGTGGCGATGGTTACGGTTACGGCCGTGGTTCGTACAACGGTAACGGCGGCGGAGGTTCGTTCAACGGTGGTTATCGGAGCGGCGGAGGTGGAGGACGAGAGTGTTTTAATTGCGGTGGTGTTGGACATTTAGCTAGAGATTGCAGTAGCGCCGTCGGagccggtggcggtggtggtagcggcggcggcggcggttgtTACAACTGCGGAGGATTTGGTCATTTGGCTAGGGATTGCAGTATCGCCGccggtggcggcggcggcggtggaggTTGTTATAACTGCGGAGGGCTTGGTCATATGGCTAGGGATTGTAACCGCGGCGGACGAGGCAGTAATGGCGGTGTTGGTGGAGGAGGAGGATGTTATAATTGTGGTGAGGTAGGGCATTTGGCCAGAGAGTGTACCGTTGGAGCCActggaggtggcggtggtggccgCAGTTACTCAAGATCTTCTGGTGGTGGTGGAAACTGTTACAATTGTGGTGAGGCTGGGCACTTTGCTAGAGAATGTCCAACTAACTCTTGA